ATTTGAGCTGGAATAATGAAGTCCATCTAATATCGGAATACGTTTACCTGACGCATAAACGGCTTCGGTTACCGTCTGATCAGCTTCTTCCAGTTTAAGCTCTCTTTTGCCCTGAAGCTTAATAGATTGCAGAACATCTACGTTTATCGTACTCTCCGCATAAATATTCGGGTGACCTTCCACTGCAACTCTTACCTTAGCCATACCTGGCTTCAATGCTGTGACGAGGCCGCTCTCATTTACAGTGACCACTGATTCAGTGGTGTCAGAAACGATGGACCAAATCTTTTTTAGATGATTAGCCTGTGCTGGTTGAACCTTAGCTTGCAGTTGAATGCTAGCACCAGGTTCAAGCTCTACAGTGGTTTGATCCAGCGCAATAGATTCTAGAACAAATTTCCCGATTATTAGACGGTCAATTTCCATACCATCAACCGTTCTTGCAGTAACCGTAATCTCATTCTCGGCAATCTCAACAGCGGTATAAATTTGTTCATCTTCATCATATATTTTTTCCTGCCAAAAACGTGGCGTCAACGCATAGAACTTAGGACCCGAGGAACCTCCGATCACATATCGAGTACCTTCGCCTTCCGCTACCTGCTTACCATCCTTCATCGGAAAAGTTCGTAAGTAAATATGATCATGGCCATTCATAACAAGATCCACATTATGCTTATCAAACACTGGTACCCACTTTGCCTGCACCTGCTCATTGGAGTAGATGCTGCCGTAGGGACCTTGATGGAAGAAGATCACCTTCCACTTTTTATCTGTAGCTGAAAGATCCTGATCCAGCCACTCTGCCTGTTCTGCAAACGGACTACCTGAATGTTCTGTATTCATGACCACAAAGTGAGTATCCTTCACATCAAAGGAATAGTTCGTACCTTTCACACTCGCTGTTCCATTTTGCGGATTATTGAATTGTGCTAGGTAATCCCCGTCTCCATTCGTTCCCATCACTTCATGGTTCCCGATAATCGGGACAAGTGTGGTATTCAGGAGCTGTTGCTGCGCAGCATCGAACCACCAATTCCACTGCTCTTGTTCAAATCCTTTATCCACCATGTCACCTGCATGAACTAGCATCTCTGCATCTGGCATGTAGGCAAAAGCAGCCTGAATCGTATTTCCCCAAAGACCAAAACCTGCTTTCGAGTCAGCTTGGGAATCACCGATGAACAGGAATTTTGTAGAAGTGCTCTCCCCCCCGCTTGTAACGAAGGTTCCTTGCGCACTTACATCTAACTTGCCATCCCCCACACGATATACATATTCCGTTCCAGGAGTAAGCCCTACTGCCTCCGCTTTATGAACTCGCATTGTTCCGTCATTGTTAGTGTTGTAGATCGAACTGCTGCCGGTTATTTTTATTACATTCGCGGCTTGAAAGCTCGTAAACTCTGCTTTTTTCACAAGTTCAACTATAGTGTCCCTGGTTAACGGTTCGGTTTGCCAAGTGAACTGACGGGAGGTTGCTGCATCGAGTCCCATCGTAACATTCACATTCCGCGGAGCAGTTGTTCCGTCGTATGGAGCAACTCTGAATGTCATTACAGGACTATAGATATTCCCCTTCACTGTCTGTAATTTAAACGTTCCTTCTGCAGAAGTAACGGAAGCCGTCGAAAGTATTCCGTTTGCTCCTGAGACTGCTCCTTGTACCTCCACACCATCAATCAGTAGCGAAGCTCCCTCAACGCCATTTCCACTCAAATCCTTTACCGAAAAAGAAGCGTCAAAGCCTTTGGCTATATCGTAATGATTCCAAGTGAGCATTAACTGTGTCTTCACCACAGATTCAACAGCTGCCCCAACAAAAGAAATAGGGATTCCCGTACCCTCCGTAGAGGTTACAGAACCGGATGTATTCTCAATTACAAACAGTTTACTGATGTCTCCAGCCAACTGTTCTTGTGTATAGGGACCCAAATAATCATTTCGAACTGTGTATTGAACCTGGCCAATGAGATCTTTATCACCAAGATTAGAGCTATTTATGTCGCTTAAGGTAAGGCGTACAGTTCCCAGTACCGGATCAATAATTGATGCCATTTGAGCTTCCGTTACCTTACTCCCCCGAATCACCTGCAAATCTTTAACTGCAGCAGGATTAAAAGCAAACGTAAGATTTCCTTCCTTCAGCTTGTTAGCCTTCTCCGCGGTTACATCCAAAGTGTATGTGCTGCCGGCGTATACTACTTCTGGCGTTTTGTATACATAGAATGGTGATCCTAGATTCACAGTAAAATACCATTCTTTTATCGTCTGATTACCGCTCATATCTCGAATAGCTACTTTTACTTTATGTCTACCTTCAGTTAGCGGAATCTTAGGTTTATAAGTAATTTGTCCCTTTGGTGGATAAAATCCATGCTCTACTAATTGATCATCTACAAAAACCCGAGTCTTTGCAGGATCAATTAAGGTCGTTCCTGGATGGGCTACAGGATCATAACCATCATCCTCACCATTGATAGAAAGGGTTGGCGTAGCTGTTTTTACAATTTCGTTCACACCAGGATAAGCATCTTTAAGGACTGGAGGTGTTCTATCTTCCTCTAGCGGACCATAAATGGCGCGAATATCATCTACGTAAATAGCACCTTCGCTCTTATTAAGATTACTGGTCTCCATATAGCGAACAGGCATATCCATCGTTAAAGGTGTGGCTTTTCCCTTGGGAACGGAGACTTCAACGTATTTCCATCCGGTCCAGTTCACACCGTTCACCTGATCCGTAAAATCCACAGGCACGGCTGCATTATTGCCATCACGAATCTGTCCTCGCAGCCAGTGCTTTTTGCCATCTCCATAAATCCACATACTGATTTTCTCAGGATAACCCGGAATTTGAATTCGATTTTCGGTTGAACTCGCAGCTACATATGCTCCAGATGTACCTGTCTTCCCCACAAAATCATATTCCAGCTTCAAGGCTTTATCCCCACTGCGGACAAAATCCTGATCTGTTACTTCAAGAAGCTTCACACTGTTGGCAGCTGCGCTGGAAGCTACATATTTATTGATTCCACTCTCAAAATCCTCCAGCATTACTGGCGGTAATCCAACATTAACTTCAAATGATGTCTCTACATTGCCGTATTTAGCGATAATCTTACCATTCTTTCCGTTCTCGCTCGTCGCTTGAAACAGACCATTCTTGTCCACTGTCCCTATCTCGCCTTCAACTCGCCACTCGAAGCTATGATTATCTGCTTGAATAACCTGTCCATTCCGAAGAGCTTTTATGGTCAATGGTGCAGTAGCACCTGAAGAATACGTTTTGATTACATCAGGAAATTTAAGCTCTGTGAGCTTATCCACCACTTCGATTTCGCCGCTGCCATTGACCGCACCAGCTTCTACAGTCACCTTTCCGGTTCCGGCGGAGGTTCCTGCTGTTAAGACTCCATTTCCGTCAATGGTTCCAAGACCGTCATCCACCTGCCAATTCACCGTTCCTGAATACGGAGCTGGATGTCCATTCTCATCCACGCCTGCGGTTTTGAATGCAAAGGTTGAGCCTTGCAAAATACGTTCCGTATTCGGCTGCACAACCAGCTTAGAAGCTGCAGATTGCTCAGGAGCTGTGTTGACGATAAGCAAACCGTTGCCGGTTTTTCGTTCGTAGCCATCCGAGCCCTGGTTCATCATTTTAACGCCGGTAGTACCTGGCATTCTAGCAACAAAGGTAGACGAACCGCCACCATCTAGATTCATGGCGTTAATAACGCCCATATCTTTCATTATTTTTCCCAGTTCATCGGTATCTACGCCTTCACTAAAGCCCGGTGATCTTCCATCTACTTCGAAAAGAACGATGCTTCCATCCGCTTTTGTACCAATGGCAGTACGTGGATGAATACCTAAAGGCCCTACACCTTGTTGAACTACTCCGTCCTTCACCAGCGGTCCTTCACCGCCAATAGCTACCTTGACTTCATTCCATTCTCCACTTAGCGCAAAGCTTGCAGTAACACTATCACCAACCGATAACCCCTGCAAAAGGGCACGAGACGTCCCATTAGCAGACAAAACCACCTTTCCTTGGGAAAGCGGCGTATTGCCTTGATTGTTACGGATTTCAGACACCTTCAGCTTCAAGGTCTGACCGCTTTTCACTTCTCCTTCGACAATATCTAGAACAACCTCGTCACCCTCATTGGTCGACTTTGTAGTTGTATTATAATTTTCCGTATAGAGAACCAGCTCATTTGTATTTCGATAACGGTTGATACTGGTTAAATTAGTCGTTTTTCCGTTTATCGTAATGTTTTTAGTTAACTTCGGCACACCATAAATCGAGCTGCCGTCTTCTTTTAAACCGAAGGTAAAAGCTGAGATCGAACTGTTCAGAATCACACCCTCATCCATAAACAATCCGTTAGGAACACCCGTGGCAAAACCGGAGATTTCATAAAAATCACCATTAACCCCTGCTATTACACGGTTTCCAGGCGCATCCGCATATGATGCCATTTCCGTTACACCCTTCATGCCATAAACCTTTCCATCCTTCGTGCCCGCCCGCAGCTCTAAGTTAGCATTTTGCGGGTTAAACTCGACAGCATGAACCTTTTGCAAACCGCGTTCATTTTGAAGATCCATCCAGGTATACATCGCCCCAGGTGCCAGCTCCGTCTTACGAACATCAATAACAGTACCATATTCTGTAGCAGGTAAATCAGAAATGGAAGCGCGAACAAATGCCCCCGGCTGCAACAACGAAATCAACAAAACAAAAATAACTACCACATTAATTTGCCTTAAATACCTTCTCACTGTGTTGACATCCTCCCCACTTGGCTGTCCTAATGACGATCTGAGCTTGGACAACATCATAGGGTTTATATTAACTAGGAAGTGTAAAGGTTAAATAAAATTTACCAAGGCATACTGTTAACTTCTTCTAATCCATTCATCAAATTCATGTTTCAGCTTGTCCCTGCTGGACACAAATAAAAAACCATCAAGCGGCCAGCGCTTGATGGTTTCTAATCGGTACCCAAAATTATTGATTCCAATTCGTTACTTCCTCATAAGTAGGTAATGCAGCAATAGCGCCTACCTTCGTACACACGATAGCACCCACTTGATTAACAAAATGAATTATGTCTTGCCAAACCGCAAAGGTAAGACTCCCAATTGCTTGATGTGTCAGTCGCGAAAGCTGTAACAACACTTTAACAAAATCAGCCGCTGAGATCCCCTTCTTAGCTAACCTGATAAACGCTTCCGTTCTGTCGCCCCATAAACTGCCTCTATAGTTAGGGTCAAAGGAAACGAACTGGCCAGCTTGGCGTGCTTTGCCCATAAGTTCAAAATAAGCTTCAAGATAAGTTCCACCTAACATCGCTGTTGCTGAACCAAAATGAACAACGGCTGCTTCATTCAGCTTATGAAGAGGTACATCTTGCAATCCAAAATTACCATCCGCGCCACGACTAAACACAAAATCCCGTTCTCCATCTTTTTGTAAAGATACATAAGCCATCGTCGTTAGTACTGAGGAATCTCTCACGATCAAATCCGTATTCACTTTAACTTCACGCAAAGTCTGAATTAAGAATTCACCGAATGGATCATTTCCCACTTTGTCAGCAAAGGCAATTTTAGATTTCATAATCATTCCCCTGACTAAACATCCTGTAATGCTTTGTATTCATATTTTAGAATGGTTACTGATGTTTGTAATCTTTTCGGGGCGCTCCATCCTCTCCTAATTCAAGCTCTCCAACATTGGAGAAATGAACGTTCAACCTCTTCTGATTCCTTCCTCAAACTCATGCTTAAGCCTGTTGATAAATCTTCGGACCGTTTTTGAGCCTTGTTTAGAAGCTGAAACAATAGAACCTGGAGTATGCTGATCTGAAGATCGCAGCTCGATCGTCTTCATAATCTTCTGAGAATCCTCAAATGTTTTTATAAAAGAATAATCCATACCGATCGTAATCGCGAGTCCTGCCGCAACTGCATTCTCAATGGCTCGGGTATTATTGCTTATAAAAAGGATATTCATCGGCCCAGCCTTCAGTAAATATCGCTCCACAAAGTCCTGTATGTAATGATCATCGTATATAACCAATGTCTGACCTGCTAACTGTTCAGGGGTAATCATT
This Paenibacillus sp. FSL R5-0345 DNA region includes the following protein-coding sequences:
- a CDS encoding phosphodiester glycosidase family protein; protein product: MRRYLRQINVVVIFVLLISLLQPGAFVRASISDLPATEYGTVIDVRKTELAPGAMYTWMDLQNERGLQKVHAVEFNPQNANLELRAGTKDGKVYGMKGVTEMASYADAPGNRVIAGVNGDFYEISGFATGVPNGLFMDEGVILNSSISAFTFGLKEDGSSIYGVPKLTKNITINGKTTNLTSINRYRNTNELVLYTENYNTTTKSTNEGDEVVLDIVEGEVKSGQTLKLKVSEIRNNQGNTPLSQGKVVLSANGTSRALLQGLSVGDSVTASFALSGEWNEVKVAIGGEGPLVKDGVVQQGVGPLGIHPRTAIGTKADGSIVLFEVDGRSPGFSEGVDTDELGKIMKDMGVINAMNLDGGGSSTFVARMPGTTGVKMMNQGSDGYERKTGNGLLIVNTAPEQSAASKLVVQPNTERILQGSTFAFKTAGVDENGHPAPYSGTVNWQVDDGLGTIDGNGVLTAGTSAGTGKVTVEAGAVNGSGEIEVVDKLTELKFPDVIKTYSSGATAPLTIKALRNGQVIQADNHSFEWRVEGEIGTVDKNGLFQATSENGKNGKIIAKYGNVETSFEVNVGLPPVMLEDFESGINKYVASSAAANSVKLLEVTDQDFVRSGDKALKLEYDFVGKTGTSGAYVAASSTENRIQIPGYPEKISMWIYGDGKKHWLRGQIRDGNNAAVPVDFTDQVNGVNWTGWKYVEVSVPKGKATPLTMDMPVRYMETSNLNKSEGAIYVDDIRAIYGPLEEDRTPPVLKDAYPGVNEIVKTATPTLSINGEDDGYDPVAHPGTTLIDPAKTRVFVDDQLVEHGFYPPKGQITYKPKIPLTEGRHKVKVAIRDMSGNQTIKEWYFTVNLGSPFYVYKTPEVVYAGSTYTLDVTAEKANKLKEGNLTFAFNPAAVKDLQVIRGSKVTEAQMASIIDPVLGTVRLTLSDINSSNLGDKDLIGQVQYTVRNDYLGPYTQEQLAGDISKLFVIENTSGSVTSTEGTGIPISFVGAAVESVVKTQLMLTWNHYDIAKGFDASFSVKDLSGNGVEGASLLIDGVEVQGAVSGANGILSTASVTSAEGTFKLQTVKGNIYSPVMTFRVAPYDGTTAPRNVNVTMGLDAATSRQFTWQTEPLTRDTIVELVKKAEFTSFQAANVIKITGSSSIYNTNNDGTMRVHKAEAVGLTPGTEYVYRVGDGKLDVSAQGTFVTSGGESTSTKFLFIGDSQADSKAGFGLWGNTIQAAFAYMPDAEMLVHAGDMVDKGFEQEQWNWWFDAAQQQLLNTTLVPIIGNHEVMGTNGDGDYLAQFNNPQNGTASVKGTNYSFDVKDTHFVVMNTEHSGSPFAEQAEWLDQDLSATDKKWKVIFFHQGPYGSIYSNEQVQAKWVPVFDKHNVDLVMNGHDHIYLRTFPMKDGKQVAEGEGTRYVIGGSSGPKFYALTPRFWQEKIYDEDEQIYTAVEIAENEITVTARTVDGMEIDRLIIGKFVLESIALDQTTVELEPGASIQLQAKVQPAQANHLKKIWSIVSDTTESVVTVNESGLVTALKPGMAKVRVAVEGHPNIYAESTINVDVLQSIKLQGKRELKLEEADQTVTEAVYASGKRIPILDGLHYSSSNKNVATINDQGLIQTYKEGTTVIAVTYREFSSEYNLVVTTDVASELTGIAIKGPDSLELGSKGSVVVQAVYSDGSTLKLIEGVKYDTSDHDVAMISETGELHALTVGTTKVSAVYNGLSTEYELTVTEGSPGTTPTPEPTPTPTPTPTPEPEPTPTPGGWVPGPMVTPTPTSSPTPSASAQVGVVTITESQLSANKNAQGEVVVSIDEVVTGILLPGNAVELLGSASLRVVTKELTVIIPVRVLADLSKLNPAGITAESKISLQLNSVASDAAAELINRAETLAGAQLRVISDMREWSLSMITEQGKSFRLSQFAEPITISFKVDANVDRRLLGIYHIDDAGNLEYMNSNWLEGYIVAPISHFSKYALLEYDKDFSDLKSDHWAFLTVKQLAAKQLVQGVTADHFDPNRSVTRAEFTAMLVRVLGLKGQTEAVFADVASDKWYAEAVGLARQAGIVTGQNSLQFEPDAKISRQEMAAMLARAYAYAKKTVAVDSIYGMAFKDIAATPKWAQEAIREVLRLGLMQGRGEGQFAPKQNGTRAESAQMIINLLNVME
- a CDS encoding PfkB family carbohydrate kinase, with the protein product MKSKIAFADKVGNDPFGEFLIQTLREVKVNTDLIVRDSSVLTTMAYVSLQKDGERDFVFSRGADGNFGLQDVPLHKLNEAAVVHFGSATAMLGGTYLEAYFELMGKARQAGQFVSFDPNYRGSLWGDRTEAFIRLAKKGISAADFVKVLLQLSRLTHQAIGSLTFAVWQDIIHFVNQVGAIVCTKVGAIAALPTYEEVTNWNQ